From Vanrija pseudolonga chromosome 1, complete sequence, a single genomic window includes:
- the samB gene encoding MYND-type zinc finger protein samB produces the protein MRESNYTFPPSNRAVISINQMLYDRRALDTNSTLALLNNLCQLTYLTSTSPRIREVLTMDGGLERMLDILRDSCLPREPTMPDLWGLNGPSTARTINVDRAISLRHSLAFQCVVNIGVRGNETIRTRVVQAGALDIVAQILESFLKKSGIAILSSSLGSQAAVDALASGAPLPGVDPRRRRQPGSRHPNSSNSSSNTRDTGGAAASQPQAQAPTTASQNILQAPLAVTQGQANAPQQQATTATRPANGHPVPPPSGPVDPTSPPTARGLGQLVSVASYLSNRLQSRAGTITWNGTGGARTATVQLPVQLPTTTMDTDVDMADGETDAGETDAADTDTGADASMDVEFTDNTETAEAGPSQATTTPRAHLPVLPLQIPRRSPEPAGISQASSAAASLSGDEPPAIPRARSDNSLATTNAVAAVESGRPASGLAARIPQLATDTVSTQSSPVGGVSVHANEHVEGMHIQRGRRGTIVGRPLLVPPRETRRQDESEASDGAPETDLATATLNAGLAAAAANAAMEAAAAVVNQPENAPQPAIVDGLGGITGMVPEDPDPEALAAEQARFDMEAGAPPGQPGAAQTPRVTTDVQLPTANAVDLAVQVPAVPPAQIIIANGAPRGFQDLASYVGVSMLLNPEGTNYSEDNILLALQLLAYLSKYPHVRATFHHPRRPMHRYFDLGGDDSDVQLPQRPAYSETPNIFSLVERFTFRPSPSDPHMFKIPPEIQYWAGVIMRNACRKDDAQGGIRQCAYMSCGRWEVYPREFAKCRRCRKAKYCSKECQSKAWSEGHRFWCSVRAEPEPSADAAGNGTAGGAGGGGNGRRDPPPRRDDDEDVDMSGDGGGRGGGAIQATPRAAPTARQHDAAVVPLGAMGLPQLRLNSQILPDLPTAPVPTSAPAHIQSHAVSPPPAPARETTAPPPSTAPMWTDRQASASASSSSTSAANSPRTSLPAFLKLGRSGGPSSTAEMNNAMSAYRRSDTPPQH, from the exons ATGCGCGAGTCAAACTACACCTTTCCCCCCTCAAACAGGGCAGTCATCAGCATCAACCAGATGCTGTACGACAGAAGAG CACTCGACACCAACTCgacgctcgccctcctcaacAACCTATGTCAGCTGACGTACCTCACCTCGACGTCCCCCCGCATTCGCGAAGTGCTCACCATGGACGGCGGCCTGGAACGCATGCTCGACATTCTCCGAGACTCTTGCCTTCCCCGCGAACCGACCATGCCCGACCTCTGGGGGCTAAACGGACCGAGCACGGCACGAACAATCAACGTTGACCGGGCCATCTCGCTACGGCACTCGCTCGCCTTTCAGTGCGTCGTCAACATTGGCGTTCGCGGAAACGAGACGATCCGTACCAGAGTCGTCCAggctggcgcgctcgacattgtcgcgCAGATCCTCGAGTCGTTCCTCAAGAAGAGCGGTATTGCCAtcctctcgtcgtcgctagGCAGTCAGGCTGCCGTTGATGCCCTTGCGTCTGGCGCGCCTTTGCCCGGTGTCGACCCCCGCAGGAGAAGACAACCCGGGTCACGACACCCCAACAGCAGCAatagcagcagcaacacgcGCGATACCGGCGGTGCAGCAGCGAGTCAGCCGCAGGCCCAGGCTCCAACGACTGCTTCGCAGAACATACTGCAAGCCCCACTTGCGGTGACCCAGGGCCAAGCGAACGCaccacagcagcaggccACTACCGCCACCCGCCCTGCGAATGGTCACCCCGTACCTCCACCATCCGGCCCCGTCGACCCTACAAGCCCACCCACTGCCCGAGGGTTGGGCCAGCTCGTCAGCGTGGCGTCCTACCTCTCCAACCGCCTCCAGAGCCGTGCAGGAACTATTACCTGGAACGGCACAGGAGGCGCGCGGACGGCAACCGTGCAGCTGCCAGTGCAGCTACCAACGACCACGATGGACACGGACGTTGACATGGCTGATGGCGAGACGGACGCGGGTGAGACGGACGCAGCAGACACCGACACGGGCGCAGACGCTAGCATGGACGTCGAGTTTACGGACAACAcggagacggccgaggccggcccAAGCCAAGCGACTACAACCCCACGGGCGCACCTCCCGGTCTTGCCACTCCAGATCCCACGGAGGTCACCCGAGCCCGCAGGCATCAGCCAGGCGTCGAGTGCCGCTGCTTCTCTGTCAGGAGACGAGCCTCCAGCTATCCCCCGCGCGCGTTCCGACAACAGTCTGGCAACCACCAacgctgtcgccgctgtcgagTCGGGCCGCCCGGCCTCGGGATTAGCCGCACGGATCCCACAGCTCGCCACCGACACAGTCAGCACGCAGTCGAGTCCAGTTGGCGGCGTGTCTGTTCATGCCAACGAGCACGTCGAAGGCATGCACATTCAgcgcggacgccgaggaacCATTGTCGGTCGACCACTGCTTGTTCCACCCCGTGAAACCCGCCGGCAGGACGAGAGCGAAGCTTCTGACGGCGCTCCCGAGACAGATTTAGCAACAGCGACGCTGAACGCTGGTCTTGCGGCAGCTGCAGCCAACGCCGCGATGGAGGCTGCAGCTGCCGTAGTCAACCAGCCCGAGAACGCCCCTCAGCCCGCGATTGTTGACGGCCTTGGAGGAATCACCGGCATGGTGCCCGAGGATCCCGATCCGGAGGCCCTAGCAGCCGAGCAGGCCCGCTTCGACATGGAAGCCGGTGCCCCGCCTGGacagcccggcgccgcccagaCGCCTCGAGTGACGACTGACGTCCAGCTTCCTACGGccaacgccgtcgacctGGCCGTGCAGGTCCCTGCTGTGCCACCAGCGCAGATCATCATCGCCAACGGTGCGCCCCGTGGATTCCAGGATCTGGCGTCAtacgtcggcgtcagcatGCTTCTCAACCCCGAGGGCACCAATTACTCGGAGGACAACATCTtgctcgcgctccagctTTTGGCGTATCTGTCCAAGTACCCGCATGTCCGCGCGACCTTCCACCACCCGCGTCGGCCAATGCACCGGTACTTTGACCTCGGTGGAGACGACTCGGACGTCCAGCTGCCGCAGCGTCCCGCCTATTCGGAGACACCCAACATCTTTTCTCTTGTGGAACGCTTCACGTtccgcccctccccctcggACCCGCACATGTTCAAGATCCCGCCCGAGATCCAGTACTGGGCTGGTGTCATCATGCGCAACGCCTGCCGCAAGGATGACGCGCAGGGCGGCATCCGCCAGTGTGCCTACATGTCGTGCGGCCGATGGGAGGTCTACCCGCGCGAGTTTGCAAAGTGCCGCCGGTGCAGGAAGGCAAAGTACTGCAGCAAGGAGTGCCAGAGCAAGGCGTGGAGCGAGGGACATCGGTTCTG GTGCAGCGTTCGTGCCGAACCCGAGCCGTCGGCGGACGCCGCAGGCAACGGGACGGCTGGAGGCGCCGGTGGCGGTGGCAACGGCCGTCGCGacccgccaccacgccgcgacgatgacgaggatgttGACATGAGCGGTGACGgtggcggtcgcggcggtggagcTATCCAGGCCACGCCGCGTGCGGCCCCCACTGCTCGTCAGCATGACGCCGCCGTTGTGCCTCTGGGGGCGATGGGCCTTCCTCAGCTGCGCCTCAACTCGCAGATCCTCCCCGATCTCCCCACGGCACCcgtgccgacctcggcccctGCCCACATCCAGTCGCacgccgtctcgccgcctCCAGCTCCCGCCcgcgagacgacggcgcctCCCCCGTCCACTGCCCCCATGTGGACCGACCGCcaggcgtcggcgtccgcctcgtcgtcgtcgacctcggctgCTAACAGCCCGCGCACCTCGCTCCCCGCGttcctcaagctcggccgcTCGGGCGGACCCTCGTCAACGGCCGAGATGAACAATGCCATGTCGGCATACAGGCGCTCCGACACACCACCGCAGCACTAG
- the Cdc40 gene encoding Pre-mRNA-processing factor 17, translating to MSLLAGYESSDDETAGPSIVASSSRTAVAAAPDIDDDEDDEQLEKQAQTDAFGLSGNGTAKAEALDTTVAVAAAPDVLKEDPNAISNAIIARPTDQVINVNLRYEDMTRPVQGPQDPFNQAKNKGMNSLSGHVEQQAMDSYEFSRQQRTFAVHGYALDPTANGGAGVVGSLEAAQANGFSMVDTFKVSRATRRAEKRKRQAGGDASIVDGDGAYIGPWADYEGAKDVEEEVEEDAEEWREEKRRREEAKEAAQAKMKAAREEKSIFHGKELHDYAGRTYMHIPNDVDVKLNPSESAPPPNAYMPSGKCIHTWTGHNKGVSAIRLFPKSGHLLLSGSMDTKIKLWDVYHEGNCLRTFLGHSQAVKDVTFNNDGSKFLSSSYDRTIKLWDTETGKCIQAFSNGKVANVVKFNPDGDKQNVFLAGMQDKKIIQYDLRAHEITQTYDQHLGPVNTITFVDNNRRFLTTSDDKTIRGWDYDIPVVIKYIAEPYMHSMPSVAKHPSNKYVACQSLDNQILVYSADGNFRQNKKKRFAGHTVAGYACAVNFSPDGKYISSGTGGGDVVFWDWKTGKIAKRMHAHDQVVIDHVWLPNEHSKVITASWDGLIKLWA from the exons ATGTCGCTCTTGGCAGGATACGAgtcgtccgacgacgagacagCAGGGCCGTCCATCGTCGCGTCTTCATCTCGTaccgctgtcgccgccgcacccgacattgatgacgatgaggacgatgagCAGTTGGAAAAGCAGGCTCAGACCGACGCCTTCGGATTGAGCGGCAACGGCAcagccaaggccgaggcgctcgacacgactGTCGCGGTGGCTGCCGCGCCAGATGTTCTGAAGGAGGACCCGAATGCCATCTCCAACGCCATCATCGCTCGGCCAACGGACCAGGTCATCAATGTCAACTTGCGGTATGAGGACATGACCCGGCCGGTGCAGGGCCCGCAGGACCCGTTCAACCAGGCCAAGAACAAGGGAATGAACTCTTTGTCTG GCCATGTTGAGCAGCAGGCGATGGACAGCTACGAGTTCAGCAGGCAACAACGGACATTTGCGGTACATGGGTACGCGCTGGACCCAACAGCGAACGGCGGGGCCGGTGTTGTTGGGTCTTTGGAAGCGGCACAGGCGAACGGCTTCTCCATGGTCGACACGTTCAAGGTctcgcgagcgacgaggagggccgagaagcgcaagcgccagGCGGGTGGCGACGCGAGtattgtcgacggcgacggcgcgtacATTGGCCCATGGGCCGACTATGAGGGcgccaaggacgtcgaggaggaggtcgaggaggacgccgaggagtggcgcgaggagaagcgccgtcgcgaggaggccaaggaggcaGCCCAGGCCAAGATGAAGGCTGCTCGCGAGGAGAAGTCCATCTTCCACGGAAAAGAGCTCCACGACTACGCCGGACGAACGTACATGCATATCCCgaacgacgtcgacgtcaagcTCAACCCCTCcgagagcgcgccgccacccaaTGCCTACATGCCCAGCGGCAAGTGCATCCACACCTGGACGGGTCACAACAAGGGCGTTTCGGCGATCAGGCTCTTCCCGAAGAGTGGACACTTGTTGCTCAGTGGCAGTATGGACACGAAGATCAAG CTCTGGGACGTGTACCACGAGGGCAACTGCCTGCGAACCTTCCTCGGCCACTCGCAAGCGGTCAAGGACGTCACGTTCAACAACGACGGATCAAAGTTCTTGTCGTCTTCGTACGACCGCACGATCAAGCTCTGGGACACGGAGACGGGCAAGTGTATCCAGGCCTTCTCGAacggcaaggtcgccaaCGTTGTCAAGTTCAaccccgacggcgacaagcAGAACGTCTTCCTGGCCGGTATGCAGGACAAGAAGATTATCCAGTACGACCTGAGAGCACACGAGATCACGCAGACATATGACCAGCATCTCGGTCCGGTCAACACCATTACGTTTGTGGACAACAACCGCCGTTTCCTCACGACCTCGGACGACAAGACGATCCGCGGCTGGGACTATGACATTCCCGTCGTCATCAAGTACATCGCCGAACCGTACATGCACTCGATGCCGTCGGTCGCCAAGCACCCAAGCA ACAAGTACGTGGCGTGCCAGTCGCTCGACAACCAGATTCTCGTCTACTCTGCCGACGGCAACTTTAGGCAGAACAAGAAGAAGCGGTTTGCGGGTCACACCGTTGCGGGCTATGCGTGCGCCGTCAACTTCTCGCCAGACGGCAAGTACATCTCATCTGGCACGGGCGGTGGTGACGTCGTGTTCTGGGACTGGAAGACTGGCAAGATCGCAAAGCGGATGCACGCGCACGACCAGGTCGTGATTGATCACGTGTGGCTGCCTAATGAGCAT TCCAAGGTCATTACCGCTTCGTGGGATGGATTGATCAAGCTGTGGGCTTAG
- the jmjd4 gene encoding JmjC domain-containing protein 4 codes for MGAPLPSALSDAERAELLRDVPVRPFPTYDDLPYPDFYREHLVPNTPFLLSAAATVHWPARTAWVAGELPNLPSLCAFADQVVPVANTAEREFSEFERSERPLGEVLDAWESGDGASLYVKDWHLVAELELAGQSGREVYAPPPCFRDDWLSPPFDTSPSSKAAAHASTADFRFVYAGPAGTFTPLHRDVYGSYSWSANVVGRKLWWLFPPGTEHDPALRDSRDELLFDVRGLPAEAKGVKVLQEAGEVIFVPSGWHHQVVNLDFCISINHNFFSSATLSRVYDALRVSEARCAAAIDDVRGDIKARLGSATVEIAGETVPAWEAEWAAEVDGLLARDAGWGWAGFWGCVLENIMHPPTSAELSPPTADRDAFVRAVLDKFKASSEWRLLPEARAIAAQVEELLAAPSQSTL; via the exons ATGGGAGCACCCCTTCCATCGGCCCTATcagacgccgagcgcgccgagctcctgcGCGATGTGCCCGTCCGCCCCTTCCCAACCTACGACGACCTTCCCTACCCCGACTTCTAC CGTGAGCACCTGGTGCCCAACACGCCGTTCCTTCTCTCTGCAGCCGCGACCGTACACTGGCCGGCACGCACAGCGTGGGTAGCTGGCGAGCTCCCGAACCTGCCTTCCCTCTGCGCCTTCGCCGACCAAGTCGTGCCTGTCGCCAAcacggccgagcgcgagttCTCCGAGTTCGAGCGCTCCGAGCGCCCGCTCGGtgaggtgctcgacgcgtgGGAGAGCGGTGATGGCGCGTCACTTTACGTCAAGGACtggcacctcgtcgccgagctcgagttgGCGGGGCAGAGCGGGAGGGAGGTGtacgccccgcccccgtgTTTCCGAG ACGATTGGCTTAGCCCTCCATTTGACACTTCGCCTTCCTCCAAGGCCGCAGCGCACGCATCAACGGCCGACTTCCGCTTCGTCTACGCCGGCCCAGCGGGGACGTTCACTCCGCTCCACCGCGACGTGTACGGCTCGTACTCGTGGTCGGCGAACGTCGTCGGGCGGAAGCTCTGGTGGTTGTTTCCCCCAGGTACTGAGCACGACCCGGCGCTGCGGGACTCTCGTGACGAGCTGCTTTTCGACGTGCGCGGGCTCCCGGCCGAGGCGAAGGGGGTCAAGGTGCTGCAAGAGGCTGGCGAGGTCATCTTCGTCCCGTCAGGATGGCACCACCAGGTTGTGAACCTCGATTTT TGTATCTCGATCAACCACAACTTCTTCTCGTCAGCGACCCTGTCGCGGGTATACGACGCGCTCCGGGTGTCAGAGGCGCGGTGCGCCGCTGCGATCGACGACGTGCGTGGGGACATCAAGGCGCGCCTCGGTTCTGCCACGGTCGAGATTGCAGGCGAGACCGTGCCCGCCTGGGAGGCCGAAtgggccgccgaggtcgacggcctgCTGGCACGCGACGCCGGCTGGGGGTGGGCCGGGTTCTGGGGCTGCGTCCTGGAGAACATCATG cacccgcccacgagcgccgagctctCCCCGCCCACTGCGGACCGGGACGCGTTTGTCCGCGCCGTGCTGGACAAGTTTAAGGCGTCGTCCGAGTGGCGGCTGCTTCCTGAGGCGAGGGCGATCGCCGCGCAGGTTGAAGAGCTGCTCGCGGCACCGAGTCAAAGCACCTTATAA
- the rcl1 gene encoding putative RNA 3'-terminal phosphate cyclase-like protein, translating to MPAPTPGPSRPKSDLLRFTTHRHLRQRLVLSVLSGRSIRVDGIRSDDVHVGLRDYEVNLLRLVEKITNGSTIEINVTGTSFVFHPGLLPGGSFTHTAHAGRSVGYYLEVVVPLAPFSKKPLQLTLNGITGAEGRDMSADMVRTVTLPTLHLFGVSDGLELQIKKRGAAPLGGGQVVFKCPAVRQLKTIQFTEKGRVKKIRGIAYSTRVSPQFANRMVEAARAVVNRYTPDIYLYTDVYKGDEAGKSPGYGLTLVAQSTTEAIHAAECLSLDPKAVKEGSVAQTPEDIALHAARLLLEEISHGGCVDGKHQWLVLLLMVLGKEDVGKCLMGDLTAHTVQFLRDIMAFFGVKFKITPVDAADAADAEGPKRNGTGEVLVSCVGIGYSNVNKSMA from the exons atGCCGGCCCCAACACCCGGGCCCTCGCGCCCCAAGTCGGACCTGCTGCGCTTTACGACGCACCGCCACCTACGCCAGCGCCTCGTGCTCTCCGTGCTGTCGGGGCGCTCAATCCGCGTCGACGGTATCCGGTCCGACGACGTGCACGTCGGTCTGCGCGACTACGAGGTCAACCTCTTGCGGCTGGTGGAGAAGATTACGAACGGGAGCACGATCGAGATTAATGTGACGG GTACATCGTTCGTCTTCCACCCCGGCCTGCTCCCCGGCGGCAGCTTCACGCACACGGCCCACGCGGGCCGCAGCGTAGGCTACtacctcgaggtcgtggtGCCCCTCGCGCCGTTCAGCAAGAAGCCGCTCCAGCTCACGCTGAACGGGATtactggcgccgaggggcgcGACATGTCCGCGGACATGGTACGCACCGTCACGCTCCCGACGCTGCACCTCTTCGGGGTGAgcgacgggctcgagctGCAGATCAAGAAGCGCGGTGCTGCGCCTTTGGGCGGAGGACAGGTCGTCTTCAAATGCCCGGCGGTGCGCCAGCTCAAGACTATCCAGTTCACGGAGAAGGGCCGCGTCAAGAAGATCCGCGGCATCGCGTACAGCACCCGCGTGAGCCCGCAGTTCGCCAACCGCAtggtcgaggccgcgcgcgcggtcgtgAACCGGTACACGCCCGACATTTATCTGTACACCGACGTGTacaagggcgacgaggcgggcaagTCCCCAGGGTACGGGCTCACGCTCGTGGCCCAGTCGACGACGGAGGCgatccacgccgccgagtgTCTCTCGCTCGATCCGAAGGCGGTCAAGGAGGGCAGCGTGGCGCAGACGCCCGAGGATATCGCGCTGCATGCCGcccggctgctgctcgaggagatcAGCCACGGAGGGTGTGTCGACGGAAAGCACCAGTggctcgtgctcctcctcatGGTGCTGGGCAAGGAGGACGTCGGCAAGTGTCTCATGGGAGACCTGACGGCGCATAC CGTCCAGTTCCTCCGCGATATCATGGCCTTCTTCGGTGTCAAGTTTAAGATTACGCCAgtggacgccgccgacgctgccgacgccgaggggccAAAACGTAATGGCACAGGCGAGGTCCTGGTCTCCTGCGTCGGTATCGGGTACAGCAACGTCAACAAGTCCATGGCGTAA
- the gap-2 gene encoding Ras GTPase-activating protein gap-2, producing the protein MASWSFETPIEYYISTTTPESLAGPSKKRVPEQQQQRRPRNRSDAVPPPPLSPISVLSPTPDCLANRNDGLLGPRAMRVSASMRAPSATKKSMKSRRSYGNLTLAKLAAAVSTREERELPEQWIPGRVAVTLNGGGGRDGGELRLFRVGRRKIAFTYLIPSIDAEEGWTTSDVQHIHPSIAGRTHALSLRLVTVRPRLDEGVNPPPPVPQILNELSRSMQEKAILASPPPFPFLNSAPFATHGPKPVRLPSDGLPPRVPIQRSHSKTSSSPGQMESLPPSRMLPHRYQGDVEETETFVYLSFRSKLERDEWFVIFRSLAKLPNEGRRATRTHRRLKIGVMDLQESQAKPQKKRTEPLDDISNRPEECSASEYTVEVPIGLQSPGRSSKVSDVDALGKQAAIRPGWSWRHRMRVELLLDDHIYARTGWSKAPNSNSTPYWGEQFGFTEAPSFFTCTLLLLRSKGDKRSEPFARVDLPLVSNFAKVADERFPIRSLSGRVIGEMRLSVSFQEIDILPLDEYRALVGSDSSDATESILRGQDLAHSNAGSQFLHVMAGRGLMEGTMDHLCRIALCEGVLMPRVLDTCRLEARTPGNTLFRSNTPLSKTLEVLMRMMCEEFLDVSIGPTIRRVVNERIATSSFVSGPTGDSSTNRQSVRGLSDLVESCWRDMYENRNLFPDFIRHVLAYIFRTVKEFHDYNNDLLRYKAVSSFVFLRLIGPALMSPHLFGLADGLLPLEVQRTLTLVAKVLHALAFFSDNENSRHPDLVVFKPFIRRNADAMIDYLTSLVTAPSEIESFVAQRKLHLDEFEAEAIPYVTEAGPVDMGAEWAMCAELWYERRQQPGTGLTSPKLGTEDINSLIEKYDDFLDRIHDLATPSTYELETIESRSGTPLPSARPSLERSLTPAAGYQPFTRTMSTTSSEESYGMAILSSARKWLGFSRGGDGSNGAGGSSSRAGPPESIHVPPRATFSPQVSSPRPISDFTDRERAMSPMLERQISRPSTPPSRPMTPAEPSVFSQTPSSPIPVYSEVGMSSPTAATKSMLPPTTPTTGRKRRPTLIASKLFGRTAEPIPPLPIPRVERLNDFR; encoded by the exons ATGGCGTCCTGGTCCTTCGAAACGCCCATCGAGTACTACAtctcgaccaccaccccagaGTCGCTTGCTGGGCCATCAAAGAAGCGTGTGCCCGAGCAg cagcagcagagacGGCCACGAAACCGCTCGGACGCCGttcctccaccaccactttCTCCGATTTCAGTACTGTCGCCCACGCCCGATTGTCTCGCCAATCGGAATGACGGCCTCCTTGGGCCGAGGGCCATGCGTGTGTCTGCGTCAATGAGGGCACCGTCGGCTACGAAGAAGTCGATGAAGT CGAGGCGATCGTACGGGAACCTAACACTGGCCAAGCTGGCTGCAGCAGTCTCCACGCGCGAAGAAAGGGAGCTACCTGAGCAGTGGATTCCTGGGCGTGTAGCAGTGACGTTGAACGGCGGTGGAGGAAgggatggcggcgagctgcggctGTTCCGTGTCGGAAGG AGAAAGATCGCCTTTACCTACCTCATCCCGtccatcgacgccgaggaaggaTGGACCACGTCGGATGTCCAGCACATTCACCCGTCAATAGCGGGCAGGACCCATGCTCTGTCCCTTCGATTGGTGACTGTGCGCCCTCGACTAGACGAGGGTGTCAACCCCCCACCGCCAGTGCCTCAGATTCTCAACGAGCTGTCCAGGAGCATGCAAGAGAAGGCTATTCTTGCGTCACCCCCACCGTTTCCGTTCCTCAACTCGGCCCCCTTCGCTACCCACGGTCCCAAGCCAGTACGCCTACCCAGTGATGGCCTGCCGCCCAGAGTGCCGATTCAACGGAGCCACAGCAagacgtcctcctcgcctggCCAGATGGAGTCGTTGCCACCCTCAAGAATGTTGCCCCACCGTTACCaaggcgacgtcgaggaaaCAGAGACATTCGTGTACCTGTCATTCCGATCCAAACTGGAGCGAGATGAGTGGTTTGTCATTTTCCGGTCGCTTGCCAAGCTCCCCAACGAAGGGCGAAGAGCAACGCGCACCCACCGCCGCTTAAAGATCGGAGTCATGGACCTGCAGGAGTCACAGGCCAAGCCGCAGAAGAAACGGACCGAACCGCTGGATGACATCTCCAACCGCCCCGAGGAGTGCTCGGCTTCAGAGTACACGGTTGAAGTCCCCATTGGGCTGCAATCGCCAGGGAGGAGTAGCAAGGTGTCtgacgtcgacgccctcgggAAACAGGCGGCAATCCGCCCGGGGTGGTCATGGCGTCACCGAATGAGAGTGGAACT ACTCCTCGACGACCATATCTATGCGCGGACCGGCTGGAGCAAGGCCCCGAATTCCAACAGCACACCGTACTGGGGCGAACAGTTTGGTTTCACCGAGGCGCCATCATTCTTCACGTGCA CGCTCCTGCTTCTCCGAAGTAAAGGGGACAAGCGGTCAGAGCCCTTTGCACGGGTAGATCTGCCACTGGTATCGAACTTTGCCAAGGTGGCAGACGAGCGGTTTCCAATTCGATCCCTCAGCGGCCGGGTGATAGGGGAGATGCGGCTCAGCGTCTCGTTCCAGGAAATCGACATCCTCCCTCTCGACGAGTACCGAGCATTGGTAGGCTCTGATAGTTCGGACGCCACAGAGTCGATACTGAGGGGTCAGGATCTTGCACACTCAAATGCGGGTTCTCAATTCCTCCACGTCATGGCCGGTCGAGGTCTCATGGAAGGGACGATGGACCACCTGTGTCGAATCGCGTTGTGTGAAGGTGTACTCATGCCGAGAGTGCTCGATACCTGCCGTCTGGAGGCGCGGACTC CCGGGAATACTCTGTTCAGGAGCAACACGCCATTGTCCAAGACGCTAGAAGTGCTGATGAGGATGATGTGTGAGGAGTTCCTTGACGTGTCGATTGGTCCTACGATCAGGAGGGTTGTCAATGAGCGTATCGCAACCTCGTCGTTCGTGTCGGGGCCTACAGGTGACTCGTCGACTAACCGACAATCGGTGCGGGGGCTctccgacctcgtcgagtcATGTTGGAGGGACATGTATG AGAACCGCAATCTCTTCCCAGA CTTCATCCGCCACGTCCTGGCGTACATCTTCCGCACTGTCAAAGAGTTCCACGACTACAACAACGA CCTGCTGAGATACAAGGCTGTGTCGTCCTTTGTCTTCCTTCGACTCATCGGTCCCGCGTTAATGAGCCCGCACTTGTTTGGCCTGGCAGACGGCCTCCTGCCCCTCGAGGTGCAGCGCACGCTCACTCTCGTCGCCAAGGtcctgcacgcgctcgccttcTTTTCGGACAATGAGAACAGTCGGCACCCCGACCTTGTGGTGTTTAAGCCCTTCATTCGCCGGAATGCCGACGCAATGATCGACTACCTCACATCGCTGGTA ACAGCACCGAGCGAAATCGAGAGCTTTGTGGCGCAGCGCAagctccacctcgacgagttTGAAGCCGAGGCCATCCCCTATgtcaccgaggccggcccGGTGGACATGGGCGCCGAGTGGGCAATGTGCGCCGAGTTGTGGTACGaacggcgccagcagcctgGCACCGGCCTCACATCCCCAAAGCTTGGGACTGAGGATATCAACTCGCTCATTGAGAAGTACGACGACTTCCTCGACCGCATCCACGACCTTGCGACGCCGTCAACgtacgagctcgagacgatTGAGAGCCGCAGCGGGACACCACTGCCATCTGCCCGTCCATCACTGGAGAGAAGCTTGACCCCGGCGGCAGGCTACCAGCCCTTCACGCGGACCATGTCGACCACGTCGTCAGAAGAGTCGTACGGAATGGCAATCTTGTCGTCTGCGCGCAAGTGGCTGGGTTTCTCCCGTGGCGGCGATGGCAGCAacggcgccggtggcagCAGCTCTCGCGCTGGGCCTCCCGAGTCGATCCACGTTCCGCCGCGAGCTACATTCTCGCCCCAAGTCTCATCCCCCCGCCCCATCTCGGACTTTACGGACCGTGAACGCGCCATGTCGCCCATGCTCGAGCGGCAAATCTCGCGACCAagcacgccgcccagcagACCCATGACGCCAGCTGAGCCGAGCGTCTTCTCGCAgacgccctcctcccccatcCCCGTCTACAGCGAGGTGGGTATGTCGTCGCCCACGGCTGCAACCAAGTCGATGCTGCCGCCAACGACACCAACGACCGGCCGCAAGCGTCGCCCAACGCTAATCGCCTCCAAGCTCTTTGGGCGGACAGCCGAGCCCATCCCGCCGCTGCCTATTCcccgcgtcgagcgtctcaACGACTTTCGATAA